From one Branchiostoma floridae strain S238N-H82 chromosome 3, Bfl_VNyyK, whole genome shotgun sequence genomic stretch:
- the LOC118412529 gene encoding uncharacterized protein LOC118412529: MSPISLNQSYILTSDSIHVMSQISLNQSYILTSDSIHVMSPISLNQSYILTSDSIHVIGPISLNQSYILTSDSIHVMSPISLNQSYILTSDSIHVMSTISLNQSYILTSDSIHVIGPISLNQSYILTSDSIHVMSQISLNQSYILTSDSIHVMSPISLNQSYILTSDSIHVMSQISLNQSYILTSDSIHVMSQISLNQSYILTSDSIHVMSPISLNQSYILTSDSIHVMSQISLNQSYILTSDSIHVMSPISLNQSYILTSDSIHVMSQISLNQSYILTSDSIHVIGPISLNQSYILTSETCATW; the protein is encoded by the coding sequence ATGAGCCCGATCAGTCTAAATCAGAGTTATATTCTTACATCGGACAGTATTCACGTTATGAGCCAGATCAGTCTAAATCAGAGTTATATTCTCACATCGGACAGTATTCACGTTATGAGCCCGATCAGTCTAAATCAGAGTTATATTCTCACATCGGACAGTATTCACGTTATTGGCCCGATCAGTCTAAATCAGAGTTATATTCTCACATCGGACAGTATTCACGTTATGAGCCCTATCAGTCTAAATCAGAGTTATATTCTCACATCGGACAGTATTCACGTTATGAGCACGATCAGTCTAAATCAGAGTTATATTCTTACATCGGACAGTATTCACGTTATTGGCCCGATCAGTCTAAATCAGAGTTATATTCTCACATCGGACAGTATTCACGTTATGAGCCAGATCAGTCTAAATCAGAGTTATATTCTTACATCGGACAGTATTCACGTTATGAGCCCGATCAGTCTAAATCAGAGTTATATTCTTACATCGGACAGTATTCACGTTATGAGCCAGATCAGTCTAAATCAGAGTTATATTCTTACATCGGACAGTATTCACGTTATGAGCCAGATCAGTCTAAATCAGAGTTATATTCTTACATCGGACAGTATTCACGTTATGAGCCCGATCAGTCTAAATCAGAGTTATATTCTTACATCGGACAGTATTCACGTTATGAGCCAGATCAGTCTAAATCAGAGTTATATTCTTACATCGGACAGTATTCACGTTATGAGCCCGATCAGTCTAAATCAGAGTTATATTCTTACATCGGACAGTATTCACGTTATGAGCCAGATCAGTCTAAATCAGAGTTATATTCTCACATCGGACAGTATTCACGTTATTGGCCCGATCAGTCTGAATCAGAGTTATATTCTCACATCGGAAACCTGCGCCACATGGTGA